One Halobaculum sp. CBA1158 DNA segment encodes these proteins:
- a CDS encoding biotin--[acetyl-CoA-carboxylase] ligase, whose amino-acid sequence MSGDGDANDDGNAGDDRDERTDRDADGGPDRRDRGPDGVGLPATRRALLDALADGPVSGPTLADRLGVSRAAVWKHVEALREAGLAVESGDEGYRVGDASGYSGAAIAHGLDAPFAVEYHDSIGSTNDRARELAGDGVADAVVVADEQTASRGRLDREWSSPPGGVWLSVVCRPDVPPAHAPAYTLAMAVAVTRACREAGVDARIKWPNDVLVGDSDDPDDGGAAASDSGGGDAGRGGRKLCGILTEMEGEADRVSWLVVGVGLNANVAIGDLPPDAGATSLLAERGEPVDRRSLVQRVLEEFHALRGDLRGAVSTWEEYADTVGRRVRVDTPGGVVEGEAVGIEFPGALIVDAADGRTRVTAGDCDHLRPVGE is encoded by the coding sequence ATGAGCGGCGACGGGGACGCGAACGACGACGGAAACGCGGGCGACGACCGTGACGAGCGAACGGATCGGGACGCCGACGGCGGTCCCGATCGCCGCGACCGCGGCCCCGACGGGGTCGGTCTCCCGGCCACCCGACGGGCGCTCCTCGACGCGCTCGCGGACGGTCCCGTCTCCGGGCCGACGCTGGCCGACCGGCTGGGCGTCTCGCGGGCGGCCGTCTGGAAGCACGTCGAGGCGCTCCGGGAGGCGGGTCTCGCCGTCGAGAGCGGCGACGAGGGCTACCGCGTCGGCGACGCGTCGGGCTACTCGGGGGCGGCGATCGCCCACGGACTCGACGCCCCGTTCGCCGTCGAGTACCACGACAGCATCGGCTCGACCAACGACCGCGCGCGCGAGTTGGCGGGCGACGGCGTCGCCGACGCGGTCGTCGTCGCCGACGAGCAGACCGCCTCGCGGGGGCGACTCGACCGGGAGTGGTCGTCGCCGCCGGGCGGCGTGTGGCTGTCCGTCGTCTGTCGGCCCGACGTGCCGCCGGCGCACGCGCCCGCCTACACCCTCGCCATGGCGGTCGCGGTCACGCGCGCCTGCCGCGAGGCCGGCGTCGACGCCCGGATCAAGTGGCCCAACGACGTGCTCGTGGGCGACAGCGACGACCCGGACGACGGCGGAGCCGCCGCGAGCGACTCCGGTGGGGGGGACGCGGGGCGCGGGGGGCGGAAGCTGTGCGGGATCCTCACCGAGATGGAGGGTGAGGCCGACCGGGTCTCCTGGCTCGTCGTCGGCGTGGGCCTGAACGCGAACGTGGCGATCGGGGACCTCCCGCCCGACGCCGGCGCGACGAGCCTGCTCGCCGAGCGCGGCGAGCCGGTCGATCGTCGATCCCTCGTCCAGCGAGTGCTCGAAGAGTTTCACGCCCTCCGCGGCGACCTCCGCGGGGCGGTGTCGACGTGGGAGGAGTACGCCGACACCGTCGGCCGACGCGTCCGGGTGGACACCCCGGGCGGCGTCGTCGAGGGCGAGGCCGTCGGGATCGAGTTCCCCGGCGCGCTCATCGTCGACGCCGCCGACGGGA